One window of Medicago truncatula cultivar Jemalong A17 chromosome 2, MtrunA17r5.0-ANR, whole genome shotgun sequence genomic DNA carries:
- the LOC112419415 gene encoding uncharacterized protein: protein MNILNLDSKAFEIQVGDHVFLRVNLVTGVGRALKCRKLTHRFVGPFEIIEKLRKYVYDASHVIQVDDLEVRDNLTVETWPVRIEDREVKRLRGKEIVLVKTMPLKATKSSYYL from the exons ATGAATATTCTAAACTTAGATTCAAAAGCATTTGAGATTcaggttggtgatcatgtgtttttgagagtgAATCTTGTAAccggtgttggacgtgctttgaagtgtaggaagttaACTCATCGTTTTGTTGGACCGTTTGAGattattgagaag ttACGGAAGTATGTGTATGATGCGTcacatgtgattcaagtggatgatttGGAAGTAAGGGATAATTTGACCGTTGAGACTTGGCcagttaggattgaggatcgtgaAGTGAAGCGTTTGCGAGGCAAAGAGATCGTTTTGGTGAAG ACAATGCCTCTCAAAGCTACAAAGTCAAGTTATTACCTCTGA
- the LOC25486962 gene encoding 26S proteasome non-ATPase regulatory subunit 1 homolog A isoform X2, translating to MGTAIECRRLDKLEEAITRSENVEGTLSYCIHVSHSFVNLREYRQEVLRLLVKVFQKLPSPDYLSICQCHMFLDEPEGVASILEKLLRSENKDDALLALQIAFDLVENEHQAFLLNVRDRLSLPKSQPLESVEPKPSDADSTLNAGVNGPDDVPMTDGESASAVNVPEDPSEKMYAERLNKIKGILSGETSIQLTLQFLYSHNKSDLLILKTIKQSVEMRNSVCHSATIYANAIMHAGTTVDTFLRENLDWLSRATNWAKFSATAGLGVIHRGHLQQGRSLMAPYLPQGGTGGGSPYSEGGALYALGLIHANHGEGIKQFLRDSLRSTTVEVIQHGACLGLGLASLGTADEDIYEEIKNVLYTDSAVAGEAAGISMGLLMVGTGSDKANEMLTYAHETQHEKIIRGLALGIALTVYGREEEADTLIEQMTRDQDPILRYGGMYALALAYSGTANNKAIRQLLHFAVSDVSDDVRRTAVLALGFVLYSDPEQTPRIVSLLSESYNPHVRYGAALAVGISCAGTGLSEAISLLEPLTLDVVDFVRQGALIAMAMVMVQISEASDSRVGTFRRQLEKIILDKHEDTMSKMGAILAFGILDAGGRNVTIRLLSKTKHDKITAVVGLAVFSQFWYWYPLIYFISLAFSPTALIGLNYDLKSPKFEFLSHAKPSLFEYPKPTTVPTTTSTVKLPTAVLSTSAKAKARASKKAEEQKANAEIASSPDSTSAPSAGKGKSSSQKDGEAMQVDSPTEKKSEPEPTFEILTNPARVVPAQEKFIKFLQDSRYVPVKLAPSGFVLLKDLRPTEPEVLAITDTPASTTSTAGGPGPGLQSSSSAMAVDEEPQPPQPFEYTS from the exons ATGGGAACTGCCATTGAATGCAGGAGATTGGATAAACTTGAGGAAGCAATTACAAGAAGTGAAAATGTTGAAGGAACTCTATCATACTGCATTCATGTCTCTCATTCCTTTGTGAATCTTAGAGAATACAGACAGGAG gTTCTCCGCCTGCTTGTTAAAGTATTTCAAAAGCTTCCTTCACCAGATTATCTGAGCATTTGTCAGTGTCATATGTTCTTGGATGAGCCAGAGGGGGTTGCGAGCATATTGGAAAAACTTTTACGTTCTGAAAACAAAGATGATGCTCTTTTGGCACTTCAAATAGCTTTTGATTTGGTCGAGAATGAGCACCAAGCTTTTCTTCTAAATGTCAGAGATCGCCTTTCATTACCAAAGTCTCAACCTTTAGAGTCCGTAGAGCCAAAACCCAGTGATGCAGATTCTACTCTGAATGCTGGTGTGAATGGACCAGATGATGTTCCAATGACGGATGGGGAATCGGCTTCCGCTGTCAATGTGCCTGAGGATCCAAGTGAAAAAATGTATGCTGAGAGGTTAAACAAAATAAAGGGAATTTTGTCCGGAGAAACTTCAATACAGCTGACTCTGCAGTTCCTTTACAGCCATAACAA ATCTGACCTCCTTATTTTGAAGACAATAAAGCAGTCTGTGGAGATGAGAAATAGTGTCTGCCACAGTGCTACCATTTATGCCAATGCAATAATGCATGCTGGAACAACCGTGGATACATTCCTGAGGGAAAATTTG gATTGGTTGAGCAGAGCTACTAATTGGGCCAAATTCAGTGCAACAGCTGGACTTGGTGTTATCCATAGAGGTCATTTGCAGCAGGGAAGGTCACTGATGGCACCCTACTTGCCTCAGGGTGGGACTGGTGGTGGTAGTCCATACTCAGAAGGTGGTGCTCTTTATGCCCTCGGTCTGATTCATGCCAACCATGGAGAGGGCATCAAACAATTCCTCCGTGATAGTTTGCGCAGCACTACTGTTGAG GTCATTCAACATGGTGCATGTCTAGGTCTTGGATTGGCATCTCTAGGAACTGCTGATGAGGATATttatgaagaaataaaaaatgttctCTACACTGATAGTGCTGTTGCCGGTGAGGCTGCTGGTATCAGTATGGGCCTACTCATGGTTGGAACAGGCAGCGATAAGGCAAATGAAATGCTCACTTATGCACACGAGACACAACACGAAAAAATTATAAG AGGGTTAGCTCTGGGAATCGCTCTTACGGTTTACGGAAGAGAAGAAGAGGCGGACACTTTAATTGAGCAGATGACTCGAGATCAGGATCCAATATTACGTTATGGTGGCATGTATGCGCTGGCTTTGGCGTATAGCGGAACAGCAAACAATAAGGCCATTCGTCAATTACTTCACTTTGCTGTGTCTGATGTGAGTGATGATGTCAGGAGGACTGCAGTCCTAGCATTAGGGTTTGTGTTGTACTCTGATCCAGAGCAG ACTCCGCGAATTGTTTCCCTCCTATCAGAATCATACAATCCACATGTTCGTTACGGAGCAGCTCTTGCTGTGGGCATTTCCTGTGCGGGTACAGGTCTTAGTGAGGCCATATCCTTGCTGGAGCCTCTGACTTTGGATGTCGTTGATTTTGTTCGTCAGGGTGCCCTCATAGCAATGGCTATGGTCATGGTTCAGATTAGTGAAGCTAGTGATTCGCGTGTTGGAACATTCAG GAGACAATTGGAGAAAATTATCCTTGACAAGCATGAGGATACCATGAGCAAGATGGGTGCAATTTTGGCCTTTGGAATCCTTGATGCTGGCGGAAGAAATGTGACCATAAGACTACTTTCTAAGACTAAGCATGATAAAATTACTGCAGTGGTTGGTCTTGCAGTTTTCAGCCAATTTTGGTATTGGTACCCTCTCATCTATTTCATAAGCTTGGCTTTTTCACCAACGGCTTTAATCGGTCTGAACTATGATCTGAAATCTCCAAAGTTTGAGTTCTTGTCTCATGCAAAGCCTTCACTTTTTGAATACCCCAAGCCTACCACTGTTCCCACAACCACTTCAACAGTGAAACTTCCGACTGCTGTTTTGTCAACATCAGCTAAGGCCAAAGCGAGGGCTAGTAAGAAAGCTGAGGAACAGAAGGCTAATGCTGAAATTGCATCTAGTCCCGACTCTACATCAGCTCCAAGTGCTGGAAAAGGAAAGTCTTCCAGTCAGAAGGATGGAGAAGCCATGCAG GTTGATAGCCCAACAGAGAAGAAATCAGAGCCCGAGCCTACTTTTGAGATTCTAACAAATCCAGCAAGAGTGGTTCCTGCTCAGGAGAAGTTCATTAAATTTTTGCAGGACAGCAGATATGTTCCAGTTAAGTTGGCACCTTCAGGGTTTGTGCTTCTTAAAGACTTGCGTCCTACCGAGCCTGAAGTTCTTGCTATCACCGACACACCTGCATCTACCACATCAACTGCTGGCGGGCCAGGACCAGGATTGCAGAGTTCTTCATCAGCAATGGCTGTGGATGAGGAGCCTCAACCTCCTCAACCATTCGAGTACACATCTTAA
- the LOC25486961 gene encoding histidine kinase 4 has product MYGNQYEEGDVSLVHESKLDFGDPYRKHQMICRYHQKAPPNWTALSTAILFFVILLLIGYILYGAGNYIVKVEDDFHEMQELKVRAEAADVAKSQFLATVSHEIRTPMNGILGMLGLLLHGIELNPT; this is encoded by the exons ATGTATGGCAACCAATACGAAGAAGGTGATGTTTCTCTTGTCCATGAAAGTAAGCTTGATTTTGGAGATCCATACAGGAAACATCAAATGATATGTAG GTATCACCAGAAGGCACCGCCAAATTGGACAGCACTTTCTACTGCAATCCTATTCTTTGTGATTCTTCTATTAATCGGTTACATTTTATATGGTGCTGGGAATTATATTGTCAAAGTAGAGGATGATTTCCACGAAATGCAGGAGCTAAAAGTTCGAGCAGAGGCAGCCGATGTTGCTAAGTCACAG TTTCTAGCTACTGTCTCTCATGAAATTAGAACACCTATGAATGGCATTTTAG GAATGCTTGGTCTGCTTCTACACGGAATTGAACTCAACCCAACGTGA
- the LOC25486960 gene encoding transcription termination factor MTEF1, chloroplastic isoform X1 produces the protein MCSATATTPLFSTDNHIPKSFTRLCKPFHSRVPTSISFHSSRPTFFVRATVVKWRCPNQTLPPNSDTGFQKKVLYLESIGIDSFSLIENHPKLVTASLDDIKSTVKYITGMDFSTIEFRRLVGMCPEILTTKVSDIIPVFTFLHREVRVSGSNIKHVINRRPRLIICNVDKQLRPTMYFLQSIGIEEVNKHTHLLSCSVEDKFIPRIEYFKNIGFSRRDTTSMFRRFPQLFCYSIKNNLEPKYNYFVVEMGRDLKEVKEFPHYFSFSLENRIKPRHKRCVEMGVCFPLPLLLKTSEVTFQNRLEAFVNSSTPLKTSPLWCAGRDIDQV, from the exons ATGTGTTCTGCTACTGCTACAACACCCTTGTTTTCTACCGATAACCACATTCCCAAATCCTTCACTCGTCTTTGCAAACCCTTTCATTCTAGGGTTCCTACTTCCATTTCCTTTCATTCCTCACGACCCACCTTTTTTGTCAGAGCTACG GTTGTAAAATGGCGATGTCCAAATCAAACTTTACCTCCAAACAGTGATACCGGTTTCCAAAAAAAGGTCTTGTATCTAGAATCTATCGGTATTGACTCTTTCTCCCTTATTGAAAATCATCCGAAGCTGGTTACTGCGTCACTTGACGATATAAAATCCACAGTGAAATACATTACCGGAATGGATTTCTCTACAATCGAGTTTCGGCGTTTGGTTGGCATGTGCCCGGAGATTCTTACCACCAAAGTCTCAGACATTATACCCGTCTTCACGTTCCTTCACCGAGAAGTTCGTGTAAGTGGCTCAAATATCAAGCATGTAATAAATCGCCGTCCTCGGTTGATTATTTGCAATGTTGATAAGCAACTTCGTCCTACTATGTACTTCCTCCAAAGTATTGGCATAGAAGAGGTAAACAAGCACACCCATTTGCTATCATGTAGTGTCGAAGACAAGTTTATACCCCGAATTGAATACTTTAAAAATATTGGATTCTCTCGCCGTGACACTACATCGATGTTCCGAAGATTTCCTCAGCTGTTTTGTTATAGTATTAAGAATAATTTGGAGCCTAAATACAATTACTTTGTGGTGGAAATGGGGAGAGATTTGAAGGAGGTGAAAGAATTTCCTCATTATTTCTCATTTAGCTTAGAGAATAGGATTAAGCCTAGACATAAACGGTGTGTAGAAATGGGTGTGTGTTTTCCACTTCCTTTGTTATTAAAGACTAGTGAAGTTACATTTCAGAATAGATTAGAAGCATTTGTAAATTCTTCAACACCCTTGAAAACATCTCCTTTGTGGTGTGCTGGCCGTGATATTGATCAAGTATAG
- the LOC25486960 gene encoding transcription termination factor MTEF1, chloroplastic isoform X2: MIPCYQDSYMVVKWRCPNQTLPPNSDTGFQKKVLYLESIGIDSFSLIENHPKLVTASLDDIKSTVKYITGMDFSTIEFRRLVGMCPEILTTKVSDIIPVFTFLHREVRVSGSNIKHVINRRPRLIICNVDKQLRPTMYFLQSIGIEEVNKHTHLLSCSVEDKFIPRIEYFKNIGFSRRDTTSMFRRFPQLFCYSIKNNLEPKYNYFVVEMGRDLKEVKEFPHYFSFSLENRIKPRHKRCVEMGVCFPLPLLLKTSEVTFQNRLEAFVNSSTPLKTSPLWCAGRDIDQV; the protein is encoded by the exons ATGATTCCTTGCTATCAGGATAGTTACATG GTTGTAAAATGGCGATGTCCAAATCAAACTTTACCTCCAAACAGTGATACCGGTTTCCAAAAAAAGGTCTTGTATCTAGAATCTATCGGTATTGACTCTTTCTCCCTTATTGAAAATCATCCGAAGCTGGTTACTGCGTCACTTGACGATATAAAATCCACAGTGAAATACATTACCGGAATGGATTTCTCTACAATCGAGTTTCGGCGTTTGGTTGGCATGTGCCCGGAGATTCTTACCACCAAAGTCTCAGACATTATACCCGTCTTCACGTTCCTTCACCGAGAAGTTCGTGTAAGTGGCTCAAATATCAAGCATGTAATAAATCGCCGTCCTCGGTTGATTATTTGCAATGTTGATAAGCAACTTCGTCCTACTATGTACTTCCTCCAAAGTATTGGCATAGAAGAGGTAAACAAGCACACCCATTTGCTATCATGTAGTGTCGAAGACAAGTTTATACCCCGAATTGAATACTTTAAAAATATTGGATTCTCTCGCCGTGACACTACATCGATGTTCCGAAGATTTCCTCAGCTGTTTTGTTATAGTATTAAGAATAATTTGGAGCCTAAATACAATTACTTTGTGGTGGAAATGGGGAGAGATTTGAAGGAGGTGAAAGAATTTCCTCATTATTTCTCATTTAGCTTAGAGAATAGGATTAAGCCTAGACATAAACGGTGTGTAGAAATGGGTGTGTGTTTTCCACTTCCTTTGTTATTAAAGACTAGTGAAGTTACATTTCAGAATAGATTAGAAGCATTTGTAAATTCTTCAACACCCTTGAAAACATCTCCTTTGTGGTGTGCTGGCCGTGATATTGATCAAGTATAG
- the LOC25486962 gene encoding 26S proteasome non-ATPase regulatory subunit 1 homolog A isoform X1, producing MATTLVSSAGGMLAMLNEAHISLKLHALSNLNNLVDSFWPEISTSVPLIESLYEEEAFDQHQRQLAALLVSKVFYYLGELNDSLSYALGAGPLFDVSQDSDYVHTLLAKAIDEYASFKSKAAESQVDPRLEAVVEKLLDKCIVDGKYQQAMGTAIECRRLDKLEEAITRSENVEGTLSYCIHVSHSFVNLREYRQEVLRLLVKVFQKLPSPDYLSICQCHMFLDEPEGVASILEKLLRSENKDDALLALQIAFDLVENEHQAFLLNVRDRLSLPKSQPLESVEPKPSDADSTLNAGVNGPDDVPMTDGESASAVNVPEDPSEKMYAERLNKIKGILSGETSIQLTLQFLYSHNKSDLLILKTIKQSVEMRNSVCHSATIYANAIMHAGTTVDTFLRENLDWLSRATNWAKFSATAGLGVIHRGHLQQGRSLMAPYLPQGGTGGGSPYSEGGALYALGLIHANHGEGIKQFLRDSLRSTTVEVIQHGACLGLGLASLGTADEDIYEEIKNVLYTDSAVAGEAAGISMGLLMVGTGSDKANEMLTYAHETQHEKIIRGLALGIALTVYGREEEADTLIEQMTRDQDPILRYGGMYALALAYSGTANNKAIRQLLHFAVSDVSDDVRRTAVLALGFVLYSDPEQTPRIVSLLSESYNPHVRYGAALAVGISCAGTGLSEAISLLEPLTLDVVDFVRQGALIAMAMVMVQISEASDSRVGTFRRQLEKIILDKHEDTMSKMGAILAFGILDAGGRNVTIRLLSKTKHDKITAVVGLAVFSQFWYWYPLIYFISLAFSPTALIGLNYDLKSPKFEFLSHAKPSLFEYPKPTTVPTTTSTVKLPTAVLSTSAKAKARASKKAEEQKANAEIASSPDSTSAPSAGKGKSSSQKDGEAMQVDSPTEKKSEPEPTFEILTNPARVVPAQEKFIKFLQDSRYVPVKLAPSGFVLLKDLRPTEPEVLAITDTPASTTSTAGGPGPGLQSSSSAMAVDEEPQPPQPFEYTS from the exons ATGGCTACGACGTTGGTCAGCTCAGCCGGTGGCATGTTGGCCATGCTCAATGAGGCACATATCTCCCTAAAGCTTCATGCACTCTCCAACCTCAACAATCTGGTCGATAGCTTCTGGCCAGAGATCTCCACCAGTGTTCCCCTAAT TGAGAGTTTGTACGAAGAGGAGGCCTTTGATCAGCACCAAAGGCAACTTGCCGCACTACTCGTATCCAAG GTATTTTATTACTTGGGTGAGCTGAATGACTCACTATCCTATGCCCTTGGAGCTGGTCCTCTGTTTGATGTGTCACAGGATTCTGACTATGTTCATACTCTTCTAG CTAAGGCTATAGATGAATATGCTAGTTTCAAATCTAAGGCAGCAGAGTCACAAGTGGACCCGAGACTCGAAGCAGTTGTGGAAAAATTGTTGGATAA GTGTATTGTGGATGGAAAATACCAACAAGCTATGGGAACTGCCATTGAATGCAGGAGATTGGATAAACTTGAGGAAGCAATTACAAGAAGTGAAAATGTTGAAGGAACTCTATCATACTGCATTCATGTCTCTCATTCCTTTGTGAATCTTAGAGAATACAGACAGGAG gTTCTCCGCCTGCTTGTTAAAGTATTTCAAAAGCTTCCTTCACCAGATTATCTGAGCATTTGTCAGTGTCATATGTTCTTGGATGAGCCAGAGGGGGTTGCGAGCATATTGGAAAAACTTTTACGTTCTGAAAACAAAGATGATGCTCTTTTGGCACTTCAAATAGCTTTTGATTTGGTCGAGAATGAGCACCAAGCTTTTCTTCTAAATGTCAGAGATCGCCTTTCATTACCAAAGTCTCAACCTTTAGAGTCCGTAGAGCCAAAACCCAGTGATGCAGATTCTACTCTGAATGCTGGTGTGAATGGACCAGATGATGTTCCAATGACGGATGGGGAATCGGCTTCCGCTGTCAATGTGCCTGAGGATCCAAGTGAAAAAATGTATGCTGAGAGGTTAAACAAAATAAAGGGAATTTTGTCCGGAGAAACTTCAATACAGCTGACTCTGCAGTTCCTTTACAGCCATAACAA ATCTGACCTCCTTATTTTGAAGACAATAAAGCAGTCTGTGGAGATGAGAAATAGTGTCTGCCACAGTGCTACCATTTATGCCAATGCAATAATGCATGCTGGAACAACCGTGGATACATTCCTGAGGGAAAATTTG gATTGGTTGAGCAGAGCTACTAATTGGGCCAAATTCAGTGCAACAGCTGGACTTGGTGTTATCCATAGAGGTCATTTGCAGCAGGGAAGGTCACTGATGGCACCCTACTTGCCTCAGGGTGGGACTGGTGGTGGTAGTCCATACTCAGAAGGTGGTGCTCTTTATGCCCTCGGTCTGATTCATGCCAACCATGGAGAGGGCATCAAACAATTCCTCCGTGATAGTTTGCGCAGCACTACTGTTGAG GTCATTCAACATGGTGCATGTCTAGGTCTTGGATTGGCATCTCTAGGAACTGCTGATGAGGATATttatgaagaaataaaaaatgttctCTACACTGATAGTGCTGTTGCCGGTGAGGCTGCTGGTATCAGTATGGGCCTACTCATGGTTGGAACAGGCAGCGATAAGGCAAATGAAATGCTCACTTATGCACACGAGACACAACACGAAAAAATTATAAG AGGGTTAGCTCTGGGAATCGCTCTTACGGTTTACGGAAGAGAAGAAGAGGCGGACACTTTAATTGAGCAGATGACTCGAGATCAGGATCCAATATTACGTTATGGTGGCATGTATGCGCTGGCTTTGGCGTATAGCGGAACAGCAAACAATAAGGCCATTCGTCAATTACTTCACTTTGCTGTGTCTGATGTGAGTGATGATGTCAGGAGGACTGCAGTCCTAGCATTAGGGTTTGTGTTGTACTCTGATCCAGAGCAG ACTCCGCGAATTGTTTCCCTCCTATCAGAATCATACAATCCACATGTTCGTTACGGAGCAGCTCTTGCTGTGGGCATTTCCTGTGCGGGTACAGGTCTTAGTGAGGCCATATCCTTGCTGGAGCCTCTGACTTTGGATGTCGTTGATTTTGTTCGTCAGGGTGCCCTCATAGCAATGGCTATGGTCATGGTTCAGATTAGTGAAGCTAGTGATTCGCGTGTTGGAACATTCAG GAGACAATTGGAGAAAATTATCCTTGACAAGCATGAGGATACCATGAGCAAGATGGGTGCAATTTTGGCCTTTGGAATCCTTGATGCTGGCGGAAGAAATGTGACCATAAGACTACTTTCTAAGACTAAGCATGATAAAATTACTGCAGTGGTTGGTCTTGCAGTTTTCAGCCAATTTTGGTATTGGTACCCTCTCATCTATTTCATAAGCTTGGCTTTTTCACCAACGGCTTTAATCGGTCTGAACTATGATCTGAAATCTCCAAAGTTTGAGTTCTTGTCTCATGCAAAGCCTTCACTTTTTGAATACCCCAAGCCTACCACTGTTCCCACAACCACTTCAACAGTGAAACTTCCGACTGCTGTTTTGTCAACATCAGCTAAGGCCAAAGCGAGGGCTAGTAAGAAAGCTGAGGAACAGAAGGCTAATGCTGAAATTGCATCTAGTCCCGACTCTACATCAGCTCCAAGTGCTGGAAAAGGAAAGTCTTCCAGTCAGAAGGATGGAGAAGCCATGCAG GTTGATAGCCCAACAGAGAAGAAATCAGAGCCCGAGCCTACTTTTGAGATTCTAACAAATCCAGCAAGAGTGGTTCCTGCTCAGGAGAAGTTCATTAAATTTTTGCAGGACAGCAGATATGTTCCAGTTAAGTTGGCACCTTCAGGGTTTGTGCTTCTTAAAGACTTGCGTCCTACCGAGCCTGAAGTTCTTGCTATCACCGACACACCTGCATCTACCACATCAACTGCTGGCGGGCCAGGACCAGGATTGCAGAGTTCTTCATCAGCAATGGCTGTGGATGAGGAGCCTCAACCTCCTCAACCATTCGAGTACACATCTTAA